DNA sequence from the Gammaproteobacteria bacterium genome:
ATACCTGAACTGTGATTTGAAGGCCGGGGTTCACAGCGGCAAGCCGGCCGGGGATAAGAAGCAGCTGAAAAAGAAGGTGGTATCGCATATGCGCATGTTGCAGAAGAACCCTGGGCCGGTTGCCAAGTACTTCGAGCACGAGAAAATCCGTTATGCCGCATAACAGATATCCTTTATTGCTGAGTTAATATTGTGACTCTTCCAGTAACTTTCCAATATGTTGAATCTTCAGAGTGTTTAGAAAAGGAAGGCCGATGATTCGTCTAAGCAGTGTCAGTAAGGAATATTACAACGGCCAAGTGAAAACCTTGGCCATTAAAAACGTAAACTTATACATTAAATGTGGAGCCCTCGCATGCTTAGTAGGAAGAAGCGGCAGCGGTAAAAGTACGCTACTTGGGTTACTTGGTTTGATTGACACACCAACCTCGGGCGAGATTCTGTTTGGCCAGAATAATGTGTCAGGTTTGTCAGATAGCCAATTAGCAGCCATACGTCGGAAGAAAATTGGCATCATTTTCCAACGATTTAATCTGCATCCGGCTCTTTCGGCACTCGAAAATGTGATGTACCCGTTGTACATGCTCAAAGATAAGCAAGCCAAGCCTAAAGCAATAAAAGCGCTTGCAGATGTGGGTATGGAAGAACTTTCATCGC
Encoded proteins:
- a CDS encoding ABC transporter ATP-binding protein; protein product: MIRLSSVSKEYYNGQVKTLAIKNVNLYIKCGALACLVGRSGSGKSTLLGLLGLIDTPTSGEILFGQNNVSGLSDSQLAAIRRKKIGIIFQRFNLHPALSALENVMYPLYMLKDKQAKPKAIKALADVGMEELSSRRPKELSGGQMQRVAIARAFAKRPELIIADEPTANLDSENASIVYELLEKFHKEQGATVVIATHDREFVERCSHRITLHDGMLVQNNNVIN